The Candidatus Thermoplasmatota archaeon nucleotide sequence TGCGCTTTCACGGCCCAGAAATGTGGAGCACGCCCACCTTCTTCTTAGAATCGAAGACTCGACGAGAGACCACACCTTCCAGACGGACCATGCCTATTTCGTTGCTCATCCACACCTTGCCCTTCATGAGATGACCGCCGAAAGCCCTGTGTTCGGTGTCCGCGACAGTCGCATGGATGTGTATCCTAGGATCGCCTTCGATCGCGACAGATCCCTGAAGAGCCAGAAGCTCATGCGGCTCATGAAAGGATTTCCTGAGATAGTTCCCCCGGTCGAAGTATCCGAGCTCGAAATCTGAGATCATCCCAAGG carries:
- a CDS encoding DUF296 domain-containing protein, which produces MEIAKTDSYLMLKLEHGEDVIGSVEEAVKGERSTLLLVTGLGMISDFELGYFDRGNYLRKSFHEPHELLALQGSVAIEGDPRIHIHATVADTEHRAFGGHLMKGKVWMSNEIGMVRLEGVVSRRVFDSKKKVGVLHISGP